One window of the Lipingzhangella halophila genome contains the following:
- a CDS encoding alpha/beta hydrolase domain-containing protein, with product MPIPVPDVEGPIPGSPPGDPESDDIAQTYPFFSTDADLGEYGYVEEEFFISGTANQYEGGEVASEHPYKTRVVVRRPAEQADSNGDVLMEWQNVSAGYDIDALWSPSPDHIMRSGYTWVGVSAQNVGVSQLTEWSPTRYGDLDVTDGGTVEDDQLSYDVFSQAAQAVRADENSVMGGIEVDQVLAIGASQSAGRMTVYYDDILPHIEPVFDGYGYMVGNAPQDIDRSEPVFQVLSETDAARTADPREDTDKFRLWEVAGTAHSGWAGYSARESIENRDFGEREEYNCAKPPFSRVPLQDPLNASYDHLSAWASEGTPPPSAERITRNDQGEIARDEGGHAKGGIQLSQVEVPTALNTGSNTPAEADSFFCALFGSHEPYDEDELAELYPTRGSYVWQVIRAERQNVRDGYVVKADSKQNRREAVKSGIGG from the coding sequence TTGCCAATCCCGGTTCCCGACGTCGAAGGTCCCATTCCTGGAAGCCCGCCCGGAGACCCGGAGTCCGACGACATAGCGCAGACCTATCCATTCTTTTCCACGGACGCGGACCTCGGCGAGTACGGTTATGTCGAGGAGGAGTTCTTCATTTCCGGAACCGCCAACCAGTACGAGGGCGGCGAGGTCGCCTCCGAGCACCCCTACAAGACCCGGGTGGTGGTGCGCCGCCCCGCGGAGCAGGCCGACTCGAACGGCGATGTCCTCATGGAGTGGCAGAACGTCTCGGCCGGCTATGACATCGACGCCCTGTGGTCACCCAGCCCCGACCACATCATGCGCTCGGGTTACACCTGGGTGGGCGTGTCGGCTCAGAACGTGGGCGTTTCCCAGCTCACCGAATGGAGCCCGACGCGCTACGGCGACCTCGACGTCACCGACGGCGGCACCGTCGAGGACGACCAGCTCTCCTACGACGTGTTCTCCCAGGCGGCCCAAGCGGTGCGCGCCGACGAGAACAGCGTCATGGGCGGGATCGAGGTCGACCAGGTACTCGCGATCGGCGCCTCGCAGTCCGCGGGACGCATGACCGTCTACTACGACGACATCCTGCCCCACATCGAGCCGGTGTTCGACGGCTACGGCTACATGGTCGGCAACGCTCCCCAGGACATCGACCGGTCCGAGCCCGTGTTCCAGGTGCTCTCGGAGACCGACGCCGCCCGGACGGCGGACCCGCGGGAGGACACCGACAAGTTCCGCCTGTGGGAGGTCGCCGGAACGGCGCACTCCGGCTGGGCCGGCTACTCGGCACGGGAGAGCATCGAGAACCGGGACTTCGGCGAGCGGGAGGAGTACAACTGCGCCAAGCCGCCGTTCAGCCGGGTTCCGCTGCAGGACCCCCTCAACGCCTCCTACGACCACCTCAGCGCGTGGGCCAGCGAGGGAACGCCGCCACCGTCCGCCGAGCGGATCACCCGCAACGACCAGGGCGAGATCGCCCGCGACGAGGGCGGCCACGCCAAGGGCGGCATCCAGTTGTCCCAGGTCGAGGTCCCCACGGCGCTGAACACCGGCAGCAACACCCCGGCCGAGGCCGACAGCTTTTTCTGCGCGCTGTTCGGCTCGCACGAGCCCTACGACGAGGATGAGCTCGCCGAGCTCTACCCCACCAGGGGGAGCTACGTCTGGCAGGTCATCCGGGCGGAGCGGCAGAACGTGCGGGACGGCTACGTCGTGAAGGCCGACTCCAAGCAGAACCGCCGCGAGGCCGTCAAGTCCGGCATAGGCGGATAG
- a CDS encoding DUF1707 and DUF4870 domain-containing protein, producing MHDPTPPPTQHGRGWPAAQRGAHNQHLRLTHADRDSVANLLKEAYAEGRLDADEFEERLGTAMNAKVHGELEPLLSDLLPEGARIPAPPAAESSPAASGSERLTALVGHCSGYFLAALGPLAVLLVSGNSSAFVRKHAVEALNFQLTFVVGSIVLWFFSWLILPIVAWVFLLLGWMVLPMIAGAAALFGGSWKYPLTWRPIKDS from the coding sequence GTGCATGACCCAACACCTCCCCCAACCCAACACGGCCGCGGATGGCCGGCAGCCCAACGCGGAGCGCACAACCAGCATCTGCGTCTGACGCACGCCGACCGGGACTCCGTGGCCAACCTGCTCAAGGAGGCGTACGCCGAAGGTCGTCTCGATGCCGACGAATTCGAGGAGCGGCTGGGCACGGCGATGAACGCCAAGGTCCATGGCGAACTGGAACCGCTGCTCAGCGATCTGCTCCCCGAGGGAGCCCGAATACCGGCACCACCGGCCGCCGAGAGCTCCCCTGCCGCGTCGGGATCCGAGCGTTTGACGGCCCTGGTGGGCCACTGCTCCGGATACTTTCTCGCCGCGCTGGGCCCACTCGCGGTGCTGCTTGTCAGCGGCAACTCCTCGGCCTTTGTGCGCAAGCACGCCGTTGAGGCGCTGAACTTCCAGCTCACGTTCGTCGTCGGATCGATCGTGCTGTGGTTCTTCTCCTGGCTGATCCTGCCAATTGTCGCCTGGGTCTTCCTGCTGCTCGGCTGGATGGTTCTGCCCATGATCGCGGGAGCGGCCGCGTTGTTCGGAGGGAGCTGGAAGTACCCCCTCACCTGGCGGCCGATCAAGGACAGCTAG
- a CDS encoding peptidylprolyl isomerase — MSDVNGQIRARLNTTMGTIVLKLFPQEAPETVENFVGLAEGTKQWVDPNTGRPSNAKLYDGTIFHRVIDTFMVQGGDPLGNGRGGPGFKFKDEFHDSLRFDRPYLLAMANAGPGTNGSQFFITVGAPNWLNGKHTIFGEVVEGTDVVDTISKVPTNPQDRPLEDIVVSSVEIERG; from the coding sequence GTGTCCGACGTCAATGGTCAGATCCGCGCGCGGTTGAACACCACGATGGGAACGATCGTCCTCAAGCTCTTCCCGCAGGAGGCGCCCGAGACGGTCGAGAACTTCGTGGGCCTCGCCGAGGGAACGAAGCAGTGGGTGGATCCGAACACCGGGCGGCCGAGCAACGCCAAGCTGTACGACGGCACGATCTTCCACCGGGTCATCGACACGTTCATGGTCCAGGGAGGCGACCCGCTCGGTAACGGCCGCGGCGGCCCCGGCTTCAAGTTCAAGGACGAGTTCCACGACTCTCTGCGGTTCGACCGTCCCTACCTGCTGGCCATGGCGAACGCCGGCCCCGGCACGAACGGTTCGCAGTTCTTCATCACGGTTGGCGCCCCCAACTGGCTGAACGGCAAGCACACGATCTTCGGTGAGGTGGTCGAGGGCACCGACGTCGTCGACACCATCTCCAAGGTGCCCACGAACCCGCAGGACCGTCCGCTGGAGGACATCGTCGTCTCCTCCGTGGAGATCGAGCGGGGCTAA
- a CDS encoding response regulator produces MRSEQPSIRVVLAEDGVLLREGLAGLLSRFGFEVVAAVGDAEAMSAAVAEHLPDLVVADIRMPPGFSDEGLRAAVELRSAYPELAVVVLSQYVEQSYAYDLLDSGRADRVGYLLKDRVADVEEFAATLRQVTAGRTVVDPEVVRQLLHRRRDPLSRLSEREQEVLAHIAEGHANSVIAQLLVVSEGAVSKHVGNIFSKLDLPPDDDVNRRVLAVLAYLRGTER; encoded by the coding sequence GTGCGATCCGAGCAGCCCTCAATCCGGGTAGTTCTCGCGGAGGACGGTGTGCTCCTGCGCGAAGGACTCGCCGGCCTGCTGAGCCGCTTCGGCTTCGAGGTGGTCGCCGCCGTGGGCGACGCGGAGGCGATGTCCGCCGCGGTGGCCGAGCACCTTCCGGACCTCGTTGTCGCCGACATCCGGATGCCGCCCGGCTTCAGCGACGAGGGCCTGCGCGCCGCTGTCGAACTCCGCTCCGCGTACCCCGAGCTGGCAGTGGTGGTCCTCAGCCAGTACGTCGAGCAGAGCTATGCCTACGACCTGCTCGACTCCGGCCGTGCGGATCGGGTCGGGTACCTGCTCAAGGACCGGGTCGCCGACGTCGAGGAGTTCGCCGCGACGCTGCGCCAGGTGACCGCCGGACGTACCGTCGTGGACCCGGAGGTCGTCCGGCAGTTGCTGCACCGCCGCCGCGATCCGCTGTCGCGGCTGTCAGAACGCGAACAGGAGGTGCTGGCCCACATCGCGGAAGGCCACGCCAACAGCGTCATCGCGCAGTTATTGGTGGTGTCGGAGGGCGCGGTCAGCAAGCATGTCGGCAACATCTTCAGCAAGCTCGACCTTCCCCCGGATGATGACGTCAACCGCCGGGTCCTGGCGGTACTGGCCTACCTGCGCGGCACCGAGAGGTAG
- a CDS encoding DUF998 domain-containing protein: protein MSGAPVRRRATWALLACGLAVPLFVVVLLVEGAFRPDYASLHRFGSELSLGERGWVQTTNFVVTGVLLLGFALGLRRALATGRGSSAVPVLTAIVGASLVVGGLFATDPAIGYPAGSTPPAEPTLSGRIHDGNVVPFYLALTAVIAVLAWRSAVEPGARWWMWYCVATAVLVPVTFGFAAAQVDDVTGVGTFHGLWQRVSLAIGLGWFGALALRLMRRCTAPPGPGGAGLPARH, encoded by the coding sequence ATGTCTGGTGCCCCCGTACGGCGGCGCGCCACGTGGGCCCTGTTGGCGTGCGGCCTGGCCGTACCGCTGTTCGTTGTCGTGCTCCTGGTCGAGGGTGCGTTCCGCCCCGACTACGCGTCGTTGCACCGTTTCGGCAGCGAACTCAGCCTGGGTGAGCGCGGCTGGGTCCAGACCACCAACTTCGTCGTCACCGGAGTGCTGCTCCTGGGGTTCGCTCTCGGCCTGCGCCGCGCGCTGGCCACGGGCCGCGGATCCTCCGCGGTGCCCGTCCTCACCGCCATTGTCGGAGCGAGCCTGGTGGTGGGTGGGCTCTTCGCGACCGATCCCGCGATCGGCTACCCGGCCGGCAGCACGCCGCCCGCTGAGCCGACTCTGTCGGGGCGCATCCACGACGGCAACGTCGTGCCTTTCTACCTCGCGCTCACCGCCGTCATAGCGGTACTGGCGTGGCGCTCCGCCGTCGAGCCGGGAGCGCGGTGGTGGATGTGGTACTGCGTCGCCACCGCGGTCCTCGTGCCGGTGACCTTCGGGTTTGCCGCGGCCCAGGTCGATGACGTGACCGGGGTAGGAACCTTCCACGGCCTCTGGCAACGAGTCAGCCTCGCCATCGGCCTCGGCTGGTTCGGCGCGCTCGCGCTGCGCCTCATGCGGCGGTGCACCGCACCGCCGGGTCCTGGCGGTGCTGGCCTACCCGCGCGGCACTGA
- a CDS encoding TetR/AcrR family transcriptional regulator C-terminal domain-containing protein → MDRQSIVHAALELLDEAGLDGLTVRRLATRLGVRSPALYWHVRNKQELLDEMAQELQARQDLGPPRAGEPWREWLTRRARERRRILLSRRDGARLVAATRPTAAAVNGFDAELAALVDRGFTPVRAMRAIVLLGHYITGFVLEEQADQQRHADTGETPPERMTEDQRTDLLRATPTLAAAIRDGGDPGGEAAFEDGLRMLIDGIAAGLERSRNDDRQT, encoded by the coding sequence GTGGATCGGCAGTCGATCGTGCACGCAGCGCTTGAGTTGCTCGACGAGGCGGGACTCGACGGGTTGACCGTGCGCCGCCTCGCCACACGCCTCGGCGTGCGGTCGCCCGCGCTCTACTGGCACGTCCGCAATAAGCAGGAGTTGCTGGACGAGATGGCCCAGGAACTGCAGGCGCGCCAGGATCTGGGGCCCCCGCGCGCTGGCGAGCCGTGGCGGGAGTGGCTCACCCGGCGTGCCCGCGAGCGCCGCCGGATCCTGCTCTCGCGCCGCGATGGGGCACGACTGGTCGCGGCTACCCGCCCCACCGCAGCCGCCGTCAACGGATTCGACGCGGAGCTCGCGGCGCTCGTCGACCGCGGCTTCACTCCCGTGCGGGCCATGCGCGCGATCGTCTTGCTGGGCCACTACATCACCGGTTTCGTGCTGGAGGAGCAGGCCGACCAGCAGCGCCATGCCGACACCGGTGAGACACCTCCGGAGCGGATGACCGAGGATCAGCGCACGGACCTGCTCCGCGCCACCCCGACCCTGGCCGCCGCCATCCGCGACGGCGGGGACCCGGGCGGCGAGGCCGCGTTCGAGGACGGCCTGCGGATGCTCATCGACGGCATCGCCGCCGGTCTCGAACGATCCCGGAACGACGACCGGCAGACCTGA
- a CDS encoding LLM class F420-dependent oxidoreductase, which yields MRIGVSTFVTDEGIGAADLGRALEERGLDSLFLAEHSHIPASRETPLPEGGDLPRRYYRTLDPFVALSAAAAVTERITLGTGIALLVQRDPIMVAKEAASVDHISEGRFVLGVGSGWNREEMRNHGTDPTTRVALLGERVSAIKRIWTREQAEFHGAFVDFDPMYSWPKPVQRPHIPVLLGGEAATVLDRVMEYGDGWFPRWQRDPEPLARRIAELRTRCEQEGRERMPVVLFGVPPRAEDIAAAVELDIDQLLVMLPTLPHDETLRRLDDIAALRPGARRGAVPG from the coding sequence ATGCGAATCGGTGTGTCCACGTTCGTCACCGACGAAGGCATTGGCGCGGCCGACCTCGGCCGCGCCCTTGAGGAGCGGGGGCTGGACTCACTGTTCCTCGCCGAGCACAGCCACATTCCCGCCAGCCGCGAGACCCCGCTGCCCGAGGGCGGCGACCTGCCCCGCAGGTACTACCGCACCCTCGACCCGTTCGTCGCGCTCTCCGCCGCCGCGGCCGTCACCGAACGGATCACGCTGGGGACCGGCATCGCGCTGCTGGTCCAGCGCGATCCCATCATGGTCGCCAAAGAGGCGGCGTCGGTCGACCACATCAGCGAAGGGCGCTTCGTTCTGGGGGTTGGTTCGGGGTGGAACCGCGAGGAGATGCGCAACCACGGCACCGACCCCACGACGCGTGTCGCGCTGCTGGGTGAGCGGGTCTCGGCGATCAAGCGGATCTGGACCCGGGAGCAGGCCGAGTTCCACGGCGCGTTCGTGGACTTCGACCCGATGTACTCGTGGCCGAAACCGGTCCAGCGGCCGCACATCCCCGTGCTTCTGGGGGGCGAGGCCGCGACGGTGCTCGACCGGGTCATGGAGTACGGCGACGGTTGGTTCCCGCGCTGGCAACGGGACCCGGAGCCGCTGGCGCGCAGAATCGCGGAACTGCGCACGCGGTGCGAACAGGAGGGCAGGGAACGGATGCCGGTGGTCCTGTTCGGTGTCCCGCCCCGGGCCGAGGACATCGCGGCCGCGGTCGAGCTGGACATTGACCAGTTGCTGGTCATGCTGCCGACCCTGCCGCACGACGAGACGCTGCGGCGGCTCGACGACATCGCGGCGCTGCGTCCCGGGGCGCGCCGCGGGGCGGTTCCGGGGTAG
- a CDS encoding DUF4267 domain-containing protein, translating into MVLRYLAVGIAVLLGAGIIAIGLRFLLAPEAGASGFGIPAPADAAPYLAAKGVRDIAFGVVGLGLLAMRRPREAGWVLIATALVPISDAAIVLAHGGTPAVAFGIHGTTAAVLIITGWTLMATARPSAHPWHRAPAESREASPPPASADARAA; encoded by the coding sequence ATGGTTCTGAGATACCTGGCAGTCGGGATCGCGGTCCTCTTGGGGGCCGGGATCATCGCCATCGGCCTGCGCTTCCTCCTCGCCCCAGAGGCCGGCGCCAGCGGCTTCGGCATCCCCGCTCCCGCCGACGCCGCTCCCTACCTCGCGGCCAAGGGGGTTCGCGACATCGCCTTCGGAGTCGTCGGCCTCGGGCTGCTCGCAATGCGGCGGCCGCGCGAGGCCGGCTGGGTGCTCATCGCGACAGCGCTGGTTCCCATCAGCGACGCCGCCATCGTGCTCGCCCACGGCGGCACGCCGGCGGTCGCCTTCGGCATACACGGCACCACCGCCGCCGTGCTGATCATCACCGGATGGACTCTCATGGCCACAGCACGGCCGAGTGCGCACCCATGGCACCGGGCGCCGGCGGAGTCCCGCGAAGCCAGCCCGCCGCCGGCCAGCGCCGACGCGCGAGCGGCCTGA
- a CDS encoding VOC family protein, with product MLTTDFVLGSPCWLDLGAPDIDAASSFYTAVFDWEFNSAGPDSGYGMFTKDGKITAAVGQLTEEGAQSAWTIYFQTSDAQSTAEQVRQAGGTVRVGPFDVSEHGRMAQLTDPQGGQFAVWEPGKTPGLGTVNEPGSLTWIELMTTDAAAAKDFYRQVFGWTTSETELPDGGGTYLMVTPAGQGEERMQGGIMQLGSEDLTLTGGLPYWHPVFDVADCDAAAARATANGGSVLMEPADAESIGRIAVCRDRAGAEFVLLTPASR from the coding sequence ATGCTGACCACCGATTTCGTCCTCGGTTCCCCGTGTTGGCTGGACCTCGGGGCCCCCGACATCGACGCCGCGAGCTCCTTCTACACCGCCGTGTTCGACTGGGAGTTCAACTCCGCCGGCCCGGACAGCGGGTACGGCATGTTCACCAAGGACGGGAAGATCACCGCCGCGGTGGGCCAACTCACGGAGGAAGGGGCGCAGTCGGCCTGGACGATCTACTTCCAGACCTCCGATGCCCAGTCGACTGCCGAGCAGGTACGGCAGGCCGGCGGCACCGTTCGGGTCGGCCCGTTCGACGTCTCCGAGCACGGCCGGATGGCCCAGCTCACCGATCCGCAGGGGGGCCAGTTCGCGGTCTGGGAGCCGGGTAAGACCCCGGGCTTGGGGACGGTGAACGAACCGGGCTCGCTCACCTGGATCGAGCTCATGACAACTGACGCTGCCGCGGCGAAGGACTTCTACCGGCAGGTCTTCGGCTGGACCACCAGCGAAACGGAGCTTCCCGACGGCGGCGGGACCTACTTGATGGTCACCCCGGCCGGCCAGGGAGAGGAACGTATGCAGGGCGGCATCATGCAGCTCGGTTCGGAGGACCTCACCCTGACCGGCGGCCTGCCCTACTGGCACCCCGTCTTCGATGTCGCCGACTGCGACGCCGCGGCCGCCAGAGCCACCGCGAACGGCGGCAGCGTGCTGATGGAGCCCGCGGACGCGGAGTCGATCGGCCGGATCGCGGTCTGCCGGGACCGGGCGGGAGCGGAATTCGTGCTGCTCACCCCTGCCTCGCGCTGA
- a CDS encoding TetR/AcrR family transcriptional regulator yields MSVKERRERERTRRHQLIVTAARNLAETEGWDAVTTRRLAERIEYSQPVLYSHFSGKTAIVRAVALEGFAELAATLRAGRSGVEEPEQALTAIVRAYTEFADANPALYDAMFTLDTDLPFGRDDTPPPLRAAFTELFQVAAPLAQGSDAETFTEVAWSAIHGLVSLSRSGRLRPEQSERRLELLVAQLRAIPAGA; encoded by the coding sequence ATGTCCGTCAAGGAACGTCGAGAGCGGGAGCGCACCCGCCGCCACCAGCTCATCGTCACCGCCGCGCGGAACCTGGCCGAGACCGAGGGATGGGACGCCGTGACCACCCGGCGCCTCGCCGAGCGGATCGAGTACAGCCAGCCCGTTCTCTACAGCCATTTCTCGGGAAAGACCGCGATCGTGCGCGCGGTCGCCCTGGAAGGGTTCGCGGAACTCGCCGCGACGTTGCGGGCGGGCCGGTCCGGAGTCGAGGAGCCAGAGCAGGCGCTTACTGCCATCGTCCGCGCCTACACCGAGTTCGCCGACGCCAATCCCGCGCTGTACGACGCGATGTTCACGCTCGACACTGACCTGCCGTTCGGCCGCGACGACACCCCGCCGCCGCTTCGCGCCGCGTTCACGGAGCTCTTCCAGGTCGCCGCCCCACTGGCCCAGGGGAGCGATGCCGAGACGTTCACCGAGGTTGCGTGGAGCGCGATCCACGGACTCGTAAGCCTGAGCCGGAGCGGCCGTCTCCGGCCCGAGCAGAGCGAGCGCCGCCTGGAGCTGCTCGTCGCCCAATTACGCGCCATCCCCGCTGGCGCGTAG
- a CDS encoding DUF418 domain-containing protein: protein MADYDKRGGRAAEDPAPHRLRGRALAPDLARGFMLLFIALVNAQFFLTGPDTVTSFADRVVALTQLSLVNSRAIPLFSLLFGYGLVQLLRGLEAKNEGWARTRGLFRRRAAWMLAIGFAHGALLLPVDIIGAYGLALLVFVGLVRARDATLLWVSGAVVAASIAFMVTPALLLPPETGGAISAPSLEMRSYALATIARAAEWLIYTPMTLLTIVLPPLLWGVWAARRRILEDPARHRALLTRTAVLGLGVAVAGGLPYALVEAGAELPGRVPAMLGVLHTVTGWAGGLGWAALIALVAVAAERHRGRLTRAVEAVGQRSMTCYLTQSLVFVPLLAPYGLGLGATLSVSGAAFVGTCTWGLTLVLASLLRRWGYRGPAESLVRR from the coding sequence ATGGCGGACTATGACAAGCGCGGCGGCCGGGCCGCGGAGGACCCGGCGCCGCACCGGCTGCGGGGGCGTGCTCTCGCGCCCGATTTGGCCCGCGGGTTCATGCTGCTGTTTATCGCGCTGGTGAACGCGCAGTTCTTCCTGACCGGCCCGGATACGGTGACCTCTTTCGCCGACCGGGTGGTGGCACTCACCCAGTTGAGCCTGGTCAACTCCCGCGCGATCCCGCTCTTCTCGCTGCTGTTCGGGTACGGGTTGGTGCAGCTCCTGCGCGGTCTGGAGGCGAAAAACGAAGGGTGGGCGCGGACCCGCGGGCTGTTCCGCCGGCGTGCCGCCTGGATGCTGGCCATCGGCTTCGCACACGGGGCGCTGCTGCTCCCGGTGGACATCATCGGCGCCTACGGCCTGGCGCTGCTGGTCTTCGTCGGGCTGGTGCGCGCCCGGGACGCCACACTGCTGTGGGTGTCCGGCGCGGTCGTCGCGGCCTCGATCGCCTTCATGGTCACGCCGGCGCTGCTGCTTCCTCCGGAGACCGGCGGAGCGATCTCCGCGCCGTCTCTGGAGATGCGGAGCTACGCGCTCGCCACCATTGCGCGCGCCGCCGAATGGCTCATCTATACGCCGATGACCCTGCTCACCATCGTCCTGCCACCCTTGCTCTGGGGAGTCTGGGCGGCACGCCGCCGAATCCTGGAAGACCCGGCGCGGCACCGCGCGCTGCTGACGCGCACCGCCGTGCTCGGCCTTGGGGTGGCTGTCGCCGGCGGACTTCCGTACGCGCTGGTCGAGGCGGGGGCCGAGCTGCCGGGCCGGGTGCCGGCGATGCTGGGCGTGCTGCACACCGTCACCGGCTGGGCCGGCGGTCTGGGGTGGGCCGCGCTCATCGCCCTGGTCGCCGTGGCTGCCGAGAGGCACCGGGGCCGCCTCACCCGTGCCGTGGAGGCCGTTGGGCAGCGGTCGATGACCTGCTACCTGACGCAGTCCCTGGTGTTCGTTCCGCTTCTCGCGCCGTACGGCCTCGGCCTCGGGGCGACGCTGAGCGTCTCCGGTGCGGCGTTCGTCGGCACGTGCACCTGGGGCCTGACGCTGGTGCTGGCTTCTCTGCTGCGCCGATGGGGCTACCGCGGCCCGGCCGAGAGCCTGGTGCGCCGGTAG
- a CDS encoding putative protein N(5)-glutamine methyltransferase — MSSSQAFDSSSPPPDLVSRLRAAGCVFAEDEAQLLVSAEPGPDVLAAMVERRAAGLPLEHVLGWAEFRGLRLAVEPGVFVPRRRTEFLAGQAAALCRRAGSVVVDLCCGSGAVGVALASEVAGVELHAVDVDAGTVRCARRNVATVGGRVYQGDLYAPLPAALRGRVDVLVANTPYVPTGEFGLLPPEARDHEPRVALDGGADGLDVQRRVADAAPQWLAPGGHLLVEASERQAPLTAEIFAQRGLSPRVATCEELDATVVAGSRGH, encoded by the coding sequence TTGTCGTCCTCCCAGGCGTTCGACTCCTCGTCCCCACCGCCCGACCTCGTCAGCCGGCTCCGAGCCGCCGGCTGTGTCTTCGCTGAGGACGAGGCCCAACTGCTTGTCTCCGCCGAACCAGGGCCGGACGTCCTGGCCGCCATGGTCGAGCGGAGAGCCGCCGGCCTTCCTCTGGAGCACGTGCTCGGTTGGGCGGAGTTCCGCGGCCTGCGGCTCGCCGTCGAGCCCGGCGTTTTCGTCCCCCGGCGCCGCACCGAGTTCCTCGCCGGCCAGGCCGCTGCGCTCTGCCGGCGGGCGGGATCCGTGGTCGTCGACCTCTGTTGCGGCTCGGGCGCCGTGGGTGTCGCGCTTGCCTCCGAGGTGGCCGGCGTCGAGTTGCACGCCGTTGACGTCGATGCCGGCACGGTGCGGTGCGCCCGACGCAATGTCGCCACCGTGGGCGGGCGGGTCTACCAGGGTGACCTGTACGCCCCACTGCCCGCCGCGCTGCGCGGCCGGGTCGACGTGCTGGTCGCCAACACACCCTACGTTCCCACCGGCGAGTTCGGGCTGCTGCCCCCGGAGGCACGGGACCACGAACCGCGGGTGGCGCTCGACGGCGGTGCGGACGGGCTCGACGTGCAGCGGCGGGTGGCGGACGCGGCACCCCAGTGGTTGGCGCCGGGCGGCCACCTGCTCGTCGAGGCGAGCGAACGGCAGGCACCGCTCACCGCGGAGATCTTCGCCCAACGCGGGCTGAGCCCGCGCGTGGCCACGTGCGAGGAGCTGGACGCCACCGTCGTTGCGGGGTCTCGCGGGCACTGA
- a CDS encoding sensor histidine kinase, whose amino-acid sequence MPAETPLTPIQAVATRRFLIGWWPWRSAGYLLTTLAVGGVAFAGLAVLAGPWLGAAALVLGREPGDTWPHPALVGLLLVAGALLLAGGGPLVTLPLAALERFRLRLVDTRPVSSARRRPSWPGFGAWARTRYTDPATWRELAYAVLLASVLPATALVALVVPLGTAAVSVAAPLILRTDPGPVALLVTQVGTPEEALPFAAVGVALVPVCAYVYALLAGAHAALARELLQSRGRTELSDELVEVARSRARLFDLFEAERHRIERDLHDGAQQRLVTLTMQLGMTRLDLPADSPAAAQLDKAHEQAKQLMSELRELINGIHPQVLTDRGLPGALPGLAERCSIPATVTAELPRRLPSPIESTAYFVVAEALANVAKHSGAANATVSARTEGSLLVVEVADDGSGGAAPEHGTGLTGLADRVAVMAGRMEMSSPIGGPTLLRVELPCDPSSPQSG is encoded by the coding sequence GTGCCAGCTGAGACACCATTGACTCCGATCCAGGCGGTGGCCACCCGCCGGTTCCTCATCGGGTGGTGGCCCTGGCGGTCGGCCGGCTACCTGCTGACCACGCTGGCCGTCGGCGGCGTCGCGTTCGCCGGGCTCGCGGTGCTCGCGGGCCCGTGGCTCGGAGCGGCCGCGCTCGTGCTGGGCAGGGAGCCGGGTGACACCTGGCCGCACCCCGCCCTGGTGGGGCTGCTGCTCGTGGCCGGCGCGCTGCTGCTCGCCGGCGGCGGCCCACTGGTCACGTTGCCGCTGGCCGCGCTGGAACGGTTCCGGTTGCGCCTGGTGGACACCCGGCCGGTCAGCTCCGCGCGCCGCCGCCCATCGTGGCCGGGGTTCGGCGCCTGGGCGCGAACCCGTTACACGGACCCGGCCACCTGGCGCGAGCTGGCGTACGCGGTACTGCTGGCCAGCGTCCTGCCCGCGACGGCGCTGGTCGCCCTGGTGGTGCCGTTGGGCACCGCCGCGGTATCGGTGGCCGCGCCCCTGATCCTGCGCACCGATCCCGGCCCGGTCGCACTTCTGGTGACGCAGGTCGGGACCCCGGAAGAGGCGTTGCCCTTCGCGGCCGTCGGCGTTGCGCTGGTCCCGGTCTGCGCGTACGTTTACGCGCTGCTGGCGGGCGCGCACGCAGCCCTGGCCCGGGAGCTGCTGCAGAGCCGGGGGCGCACCGAGCTCAGCGACGAGCTGGTGGAGGTGGCGCGGTCGCGCGCCCGGCTGTTCGACCTTTTCGAGGCCGAACGCCACCGGATCGAGCGCGACCTGCATGACGGGGCGCAGCAGCGACTGGTCACCCTCACGATGCAGCTGGGCATGACCCGGCTGGACCTGCCGGCGGACTCACCAGCCGCAGCGCAGCTAGACAAGGCACATGAGCAGGCCAAACAACTCATGTCCGAACTACGCGAGCTCATCAACGGCATCCACCCGCAGGTCCTCACCGACCGCGGGCTGCCGGGTGCGCTCCCCGGACTCGCCGAGCGCTGCTCCATCCCGGCCACCGTCACGGCCGAGCTGCCCCGGCGACTGCCGTCCCCCATCGAGTCCACCGCCTACTTCGTCGTCGCCGAGGCGCTGGCCAACGTCGCCAAGCACAGTGGTGCCGCCAACGCCACCGTCAGCGCGCGGACCGAAGGTTCCCTACTGGTTGTGGAGGTTGCCGACGACGGGAGCGGCGGGGCCGCCCCGGAACACGGCACCGGTCTCACCGGGCTCGCGGACCGGGTCGCCGTTATGGCCGGCAGGATGGAGATGAGCAGCCCGATCGGCGGGCCGACCCTGCTACGAGTGGAGCTCCCGTGCGATCCGAGCAGCCCTCAATCCGGGTAG